Proteins encoded within one genomic window of Setaria italica strain Yugu1 chromosome IV, Setaria_italica_v2.0, whole genome shotgun sequence:
- the LOC101785372 gene encoding protein LE25, translating into MSAIKAMVEDAASSAKAGAEKAKATAGEKVEKVTTRDPMKKREAEERKEDRKLEIESDERVEKAGRGPEKTVTHTADE; encoded by the exons ATGTCTGCGATTAAAGCGATGGTCGAGGACGCCGCCTCGTCCGCCAAGGCAGGCGCCGAGAAGGCCAAGGCCACCGCCGGCGAGAAG GTGGAGAAGGTGACGACGAGAGACCCGATGAAGAAGCGGGAGGCTGAGGAGCGGAAGGAGGACCGGAAGCTGGAGATCGAATCCGACGAGAGGGTCGAGAAGGCCGGCCGTGGCCCCGAGAAAACCGTCACGCACACGGCGGATGAGTAG